Proteins encoded together in one Prunus dulcis chromosome 3, ALMONDv2, whole genome shotgun sequence window:
- the LOC117622553 gene encoding kelch repeat-containing protein At3g27220-like isoform X1, producing MSRFTQHHTHSSSAAKWVFLTSCACLLGGALVADFLWASSSYSSSAYSFISSNLALDKSGALVVPNVTANEADQKGSFKDKKEHASERLLSGTFADISAPELPWENMTPAPVPRLDGSSIQIKNIFYVFAGYGTIDHVHSHVDVYNFTDNTWGERLDIPKEMAHSHLGVATDGRYIYVVSGQYGPQCRGPTARIFVLDTETKKWSSMLPLPFPRYAPATQLWRGRLHVMGGSKENRHTPSVDHWSIAVKDGKALEKEWRKEAPIPHGGPHRACVVMNDRLFLIGGQEGDFMPKPGSPIFKCSRRHEVVYGDAYMLDGEMKWKVLPPMPKPNSHIECSWVIVNNSIIIAGGTTEKNPVTKRMILVGEVFRFQVDSMTWSVIGRLPYRVKTTLTGFWNGYLYFTSGQRDRGPENPQPRQVVGDMFRTKLNL from the exons ATGTCCAGGTTTACCCAACATCACACTCATTCTTCTTCTGCTGCAAAATGGGTATTTCTCACATCTTGCGCATGTCTGCTCGGAGGTGCCCTCGTTGCAGATTTTCTTTgggcttcttcttcctattcttCTTCTGcctattccttcatttcttccAATTTGGCGCTTGACAAATCTGGGGCCTTGGTTGTACCAAATGTCACCGCCAATGAAGCTGACCAG AAAGGAAGTTTCAAAGACAAAAAGGAACATGCTTCGGAGAGATTATTATCTGGAACTTTTGCAGATATATCTGCACCTGAGTTACCATGGGAGAATATGACGCCCGCACCGGTGCCTCGTCTCGATGGCTCTTCAATACAGATTAAGAATATATTTTACGTGTTTGCAGGATATGGCACAATTGACCAT GTGCACTCTCATGTTGATGTATACAATTTCACTGACAATACATGGGGGGAAAGATTGGATATCCCAAAAGAGATGGCGCATTCGCATTTAGGAGTGGCCACTGATGGAAGATACATATATGTGGTATCAGGACAATATGGTCCCCAATGCAGAGGGCCTACAGCTCGTATATTTGTGCTGGACACAGAGACAAAGAAATGGAGCAGTATGCTTCCATTACCTTTCCCCAG GTATGCTCCAGCAACTCAATTGTGGAGAGGCAGACTCCATGTGATGGGCGGCAGCAAAGAAAACCGCCATACGCCTAGTGTGGATCACTGGAGTATTGCTGTGAAGGATGGCAAAGCATTGGAGAAAGAGTGGCGGAAAGAAGCACCCATTCCCCATGGGGGACCACATAG GGCTTGTGTTGTGATGAATGATCGCCTCTTTCTTATTGGTGGTCAGGAGGGTGATTTTATGCCCAAGCCTGGGTCACCAATTTTCAAATGTTCACGTAGGCATGAG GTGGTTTACGGGGATGCTTATATGCTGGATGGTGAAATGAAATGGAAAGTGTTGCCTCCCATGCCAAAACCCAACTCTCACATAGAGTGTTCTTGGGTAATTGTCAACAATTCAATTATCATTGCTGGAGGTACAACAGAAAAGAACCCAGTGACCAAAAGGATGATCCTTGTTGGGGAGGTTTTCCGGTTCCAAGTGGACTCCATG ACTTGGTCGGTGATCGGAAGGCTTCCCTACCGAGTGAAAACGACATTAACCGGTTTCTGGAACGGTTACTTGTATTTTACATCTGGGCAGCGGGACAGAGGACCAGAGAATCCACAGCCAAGACAGGTCGTCGGAGATATGTTTAGAACCAAGCTGAATTTGTAG
- the LOC117622553 gene encoding kelch repeat-containing protein At3g27220-like isoform X2 produces MSRFTQHHTHSSSAAKWVFLTSCACLLGGALVADFLWASSSYSSSAYSFISSNLALDKSGALVVPNVTANEADQVHSHVDVYNFTDNTWGERLDIPKEMAHSHLGVATDGRYIYVVSGQYGPQCRGPTARIFVLDTETKKWSSMLPLPFPRYAPATQLWRGRLHVMGGSKENRHTPSVDHWSIAVKDGKALEKEWRKEAPIPHGGPHRACVVMNDRLFLIGGQEGDFMPKPGSPIFKCSRRHEVVYGDAYMLDGEMKWKVLPPMPKPNSHIECSWVIVNNSIIIAGGTTEKNPVTKRMILVGEVFRFQVDSMTWSVIGRLPYRVKTTLTGFWNGYLYFTSGQRDRGPENPQPRQVVGDMFRTKLNL; encoded by the exons ATGTCCAGGTTTACCCAACATCACACTCATTCTTCTTCTGCTGCAAAATGGGTATTTCTCACATCTTGCGCATGTCTGCTCGGAGGTGCCCTCGTTGCAGATTTTCTTTgggcttcttcttcctattcttCTTCTGcctattccttcatttcttccAATTTGGCGCTTGACAAATCTGGGGCCTTGGTTGTACCAAATGTCACCGCCAATGAAGCTGACCAG GTGCACTCTCATGTTGATGTATACAATTTCACTGACAATACATGGGGGGAAAGATTGGATATCCCAAAAGAGATGGCGCATTCGCATTTAGGAGTGGCCACTGATGGAAGATACATATATGTGGTATCAGGACAATATGGTCCCCAATGCAGAGGGCCTACAGCTCGTATATTTGTGCTGGACACAGAGACAAAGAAATGGAGCAGTATGCTTCCATTACCTTTCCCCAG GTATGCTCCAGCAACTCAATTGTGGAGAGGCAGACTCCATGTGATGGGCGGCAGCAAAGAAAACCGCCATACGCCTAGTGTGGATCACTGGAGTATTGCTGTGAAGGATGGCAAAGCATTGGAGAAAGAGTGGCGGAAAGAAGCACCCATTCCCCATGGGGGACCACATAG GGCTTGTGTTGTGATGAATGATCGCCTCTTTCTTATTGGTGGTCAGGAGGGTGATTTTATGCCCAAGCCTGGGTCACCAATTTTCAAATGTTCACGTAGGCATGAG GTGGTTTACGGGGATGCTTATATGCTGGATGGTGAAATGAAATGGAAAGTGTTGCCTCCCATGCCAAAACCCAACTCTCACATAGAGTGTTCTTGGGTAATTGTCAACAATTCAATTATCATTGCTGGAGGTACAACAGAAAAGAACCCAGTGACCAAAAGGATGATCCTTGTTGGGGAGGTTTTCCGGTTCCAAGTGGACTCCATG ACTTGGTCGGTGATCGGAAGGCTTCCCTACCGAGTGAAAACGACATTAACCGGTTTCTGGAACGGTTACTTGTATTTTACATCTGGGCAGCGGGACAGAGGACCAGAGAATCCACAGCCAAGACAGGTCGTCGGAGATATGTTTAGAACCAAGCTGAATTTGTAG
- the LOC117622552 gene encoding actin-histidine N-methyltransferase isoform X1 translates to MEVSPLHNRCIWSSPVRSSSSHRLLLVSLSARKSKSPGLVPSFRSTRRRNLCSASSSETLIGSRKEDGKHSQVVSKKEEEEDLKSWMHKNGLPPCKVVLKEKPSHNEKHRPIHYVAASEDLQVGDVAFSVPDSLVVTLKRVLGNETIAELLTTNKLSELACLALYLMYEKKQGKNSFWSPYIRELDRQRGRGQLAVESPLLWSEAELAYLTGSPTKAEVHERGEGIKREYNELDTVWFMAGSLFQQYPYDSPTEAFPFEIFKQAFVAVQSCVVHLQKVSLAQRFALVPLGPPLLAYRSNCKAMLTATDGAVQLVVDRPYKAGESICVWCGPQPNSKLLINYGFVDEDNSYDRLVVEASLNTEDPQYQDKRMVAQRNGKLSVQAFQVNVGKEKETVFEMLPYLRLGYVSDPSEMQSVISSQGPICPVSPCMERAVLDQLADYFRTRLAGYPTTLSEDESLLADANLNPKKRVATQLIRLEKKMLHACLKVAVDLINQLPDHTVSPCPAPYAPSLK, encoded by the exons ATGGAGGTCAGTCCTCTGCATAATCGATGCATTTGGTCGTCGCCAGTTCGTTCTTCGTCCTCGCACCGCCTTCTCCTCGTTTCACTTTCGGCTCGGAAGAGCAAGAGCCCGGGGCTTGTACCTTCGTTTAGATCGACTCGCCGAAGAAATTTGTGCTCGGCTTCGAGCTCCGAGACCTTGATTGGGTCGCGTAAAGAGGACGGCAAGCACAGTCAGGTTGTCAGcaagaaagaagaggaggaagactTGAAATCTTGGATGCACAAGAATGGGCTACCTCCTTGCAAAGTCGTGCTCAAAGAAAAGCCTTCGCATAATGAGAAACACAGGCCCATTCATTACGTAGCTGCCAGTGAAGATCTTCAG gtTGGCGATGTTGCATTTTCCGTGCCGGATTCCTTGGTCGTAACGCTTAAGAGAGTGTTAGGAAACGAAACAATTG CGGAATTATTAACTACAAACAAATTATCGGAATTGGCATGCTTGGCATTGTATCTGATGTATGAGAAGAAACAAGGAAAGAATTCTTTTTGGTCTCCATATATAAGAGAGCTTGATCGTCAGCGAGGGAGGGGTCAGTTAGCAGTGGAATCTCCCCTTTTGTGGTCAGAAGCTGAACTGGCTTATCTTACAGGCAGCCCCACAAAG GCTGAAGTTCATGAAAGGGGTGAAGGAATTAAAAGGGAATATAATGAACTTGACACTGTCTGGTTTATGGCTGGGTCCCTATTTCAG CAATATCCATATGACAGTCCTACCGAGGCCTTCCCATTTGAGATATTCAAACAAGCTTTTGTTGCAGTTCAGTCATGCGTAGTACATTTACAG AAAGTTAGCTTGGCTCAGAGATTTGCTTTGGTTCCTCTTGGGCCCCCATTGTTAGCTTACAGAAGCAACTGCAAGGCAATGTTGACAGCTACTGATGGTGCTGTTCAACTAGTGGTTGATCGCCCATATAAGGCAGGGGAATCTATTTGTGTTTG GTGTGGACCACAGCCTAATTCAAAATTGCTTATAAACTATGGTTTTGTTGATGAAGATAATTCTTATGACCGTTTGGTGGTTGAG GCATCTTTGAATACAGAGGATCCTCAATATCAAGATAAAAGAATGGTTGCtcaaagaaatggaaaattaTCAGTGCAAGCTTTTCAG GTAAATGtgggaaaggaaaaagaaacgGTCTTTGAAATGCTTCCTTATCTGCGACTGGGCTATGTTTCAGATCCTTCAGAGATGCAGTCTGTAATCTCTTCTCAAGGCCCAATTTGTCCG GTGAGTCCTTGTATGGAACGAGCAGTGTTGGACCAACTTGCTGATTATTTTAGAACACGGCTGGCTGGCTATCCAACTACATTGAGTGAAGATGAGTCTTTG TTGGCAGATgcaaatttgaatccaaagaAACGAGTTGCTACACAGCTTATTAggttagaaaagaaaatgctCCATGCATGTCTGAAGGTGGCAGTTGATCTGATAAACCAGTTACCAGATCACACTGTATCTCCATGCCCAGCCCC
- the LOC117622552 gene encoding actin-histidine N-methyltransferase isoform X2, with translation MEVSPLHNRCIWSSPVRSSSSHRLLLVSLSARKSKSPGLVPSFRSTRRRNLCSASSSETLIGSRKEDGKHSQVVSKKEEEEDLKSWMHKNGLPPCKVVLKEKPSHNEKHRPIHYVAASEDLQVGDVAFSVPDSLVVTLKRVLGNETIAELLTTNKLSELACLALYLMYEKKQGKNSFWSPYIRELDRQRGRGQLAVESPLLWSEAELAYLTGSPTKQYPYDSPTEAFPFEIFKQAFVAVQSCVVHLQKVSLAQRFALVPLGPPLLAYRSNCKAMLTATDGAVQLVVDRPYKAGESICVWCGPQPNSKLLINYGFVDEDNSYDRLVVEASLNTEDPQYQDKRMVAQRNGKLSVQAFQVNVGKEKETVFEMLPYLRLGYVSDPSEMQSVISSQGPICPVSPCMERAVLDQLADYFRTRLAGYPTTLSEDESLLADANLNPKKRVATQLIRLEKKMLHACLKVAVDLINQLPDHTVSPCPAPYAPSLK, from the exons ATGGAGGTCAGTCCTCTGCATAATCGATGCATTTGGTCGTCGCCAGTTCGTTCTTCGTCCTCGCACCGCCTTCTCCTCGTTTCACTTTCGGCTCGGAAGAGCAAGAGCCCGGGGCTTGTACCTTCGTTTAGATCGACTCGCCGAAGAAATTTGTGCTCGGCTTCGAGCTCCGAGACCTTGATTGGGTCGCGTAAAGAGGACGGCAAGCACAGTCAGGTTGTCAGcaagaaagaagaggaggaagactTGAAATCTTGGATGCACAAGAATGGGCTACCTCCTTGCAAAGTCGTGCTCAAAGAAAAGCCTTCGCATAATGAGAAACACAGGCCCATTCATTACGTAGCTGCCAGTGAAGATCTTCAG gtTGGCGATGTTGCATTTTCCGTGCCGGATTCCTTGGTCGTAACGCTTAAGAGAGTGTTAGGAAACGAAACAATTG CGGAATTATTAACTACAAACAAATTATCGGAATTGGCATGCTTGGCATTGTATCTGATGTATGAGAAGAAACAAGGAAAGAATTCTTTTTGGTCTCCATATATAAGAGAGCTTGATCGTCAGCGAGGGAGGGGTCAGTTAGCAGTGGAATCTCCCCTTTTGTGGTCAGAAGCTGAACTGGCTTATCTTACAGGCAGCCCCACAAAG CAATATCCATATGACAGTCCTACCGAGGCCTTCCCATTTGAGATATTCAAACAAGCTTTTGTTGCAGTTCAGTCATGCGTAGTACATTTACAG AAAGTTAGCTTGGCTCAGAGATTTGCTTTGGTTCCTCTTGGGCCCCCATTGTTAGCTTACAGAAGCAACTGCAAGGCAATGTTGACAGCTACTGATGGTGCTGTTCAACTAGTGGTTGATCGCCCATATAAGGCAGGGGAATCTATTTGTGTTTG GTGTGGACCACAGCCTAATTCAAAATTGCTTATAAACTATGGTTTTGTTGATGAAGATAATTCTTATGACCGTTTGGTGGTTGAG GCATCTTTGAATACAGAGGATCCTCAATATCAAGATAAAAGAATGGTTGCtcaaagaaatggaaaattaTCAGTGCAAGCTTTTCAG GTAAATGtgggaaaggaaaaagaaacgGTCTTTGAAATGCTTCCTTATCTGCGACTGGGCTATGTTTCAGATCCTTCAGAGATGCAGTCTGTAATCTCTTCTCAAGGCCCAATTTGTCCG GTGAGTCCTTGTATGGAACGAGCAGTGTTGGACCAACTTGCTGATTATTTTAGAACACGGCTGGCTGGCTATCCAACTACATTGAGTGAAGATGAGTCTTTG TTGGCAGATgcaaatttgaatccaaagaAACGAGTTGCTACACAGCTTATTAggttagaaaagaaaatgctCCATGCATGTCTGAAGGTGGCAGTTGATCTGATAAACCAGTTACCAGATCACACTGTATCTCCATGCCCAGCCCC
- the LOC117622552 gene encoding actin-histidine N-methyltransferase isoform X4, producing the protein MEVSPLHNRCIWSSPVRSSSSHRLLLVSLSARKSKSPGLVPSFRSTRRRNLCSASSSETLIGSRKEDGKHSQVVSKKEEEEDLKSWMHKNGLPPCKVVLKEKPSHNEKHRPIHYVAASEDLQVGDVAFSVPDSLVVTLKRVLGNETIAELLTTNKLSELACLALYLMYEKKQGKNSFWSPYIRELDRQRGRGQLAVESPLLWSEAELAYLTGSPTKAEVHERGEGIKREYNELDTVWFMAGSLFQQYPYDSPTEAFPFEIFKQAFVAVQSCVVHLQKVSLAQRFALVPLGPPLLAYRSNCKAMLTATDGAVQLVVDRPYKAGESICVWCGPQPNSKLLINYGFVDEDNSYDRLVVEASLNTEDPQYQDKRMVAQRNGKLSVQAFQVSPCMERAVLDQLADYFRTRLAGYPTTLSEDESLLADANLNPKKRVATQLIRLEKKMLHACLKVAVDLINQLPDHTVSPCPAPYAPSLK; encoded by the exons ATGGAGGTCAGTCCTCTGCATAATCGATGCATTTGGTCGTCGCCAGTTCGTTCTTCGTCCTCGCACCGCCTTCTCCTCGTTTCACTTTCGGCTCGGAAGAGCAAGAGCCCGGGGCTTGTACCTTCGTTTAGATCGACTCGCCGAAGAAATTTGTGCTCGGCTTCGAGCTCCGAGACCTTGATTGGGTCGCGTAAAGAGGACGGCAAGCACAGTCAGGTTGTCAGcaagaaagaagaggaggaagactTGAAATCTTGGATGCACAAGAATGGGCTACCTCCTTGCAAAGTCGTGCTCAAAGAAAAGCCTTCGCATAATGAGAAACACAGGCCCATTCATTACGTAGCTGCCAGTGAAGATCTTCAG gtTGGCGATGTTGCATTTTCCGTGCCGGATTCCTTGGTCGTAACGCTTAAGAGAGTGTTAGGAAACGAAACAATTG CGGAATTATTAACTACAAACAAATTATCGGAATTGGCATGCTTGGCATTGTATCTGATGTATGAGAAGAAACAAGGAAAGAATTCTTTTTGGTCTCCATATATAAGAGAGCTTGATCGTCAGCGAGGGAGGGGTCAGTTAGCAGTGGAATCTCCCCTTTTGTGGTCAGAAGCTGAACTGGCTTATCTTACAGGCAGCCCCACAAAG GCTGAAGTTCATGAAAGGGGTGAAGGAATTAAAAGGGAATATAATGAACTTGACACTGTCTGGTTTATGGCTGGGTCCCTATTTCAG CAATATCCATATGACAGTCCTACCGAGGCCTTCCCATTTGAGATATTCAAACAAGCTTTTGTTGCAGTTCAGTCATGCGTAGTACATTTACAG AAAGTTAGCTTGGCTCAGAGATTTGCTTTGGTTCCTCTTGGGCCCCCATTGTTAGCTTACAGAAGCAACTGCAAGGCAATGTTGACAGCTACTGATGGTGCTGTTCAACTAGTGGTTGATCGCCCATATAAGGCAGGGGAATCTATTTGTGTTTG GTGTGGACCACAGCCTAATTCAAAATTGCTTATAAACTATGGTTTTGTTGATGAAGATAATTCTTATGACCGTTTGGTGGTTGAG GCATCTTTGAATACAGAGGATCCTCAATATCAAGATAAAAGAATGGTTGCtcaaagaaatggaaaattaTCAGTGCAAGCTTTTCAG GTGAGTCCTTGTATGGAACGAGCAGTGTTGGACCAACTTGCTGATTATTTTAGAACACGGCTGGCTGGCTATCCAACTACATTGAGTGAAGATGAGTCTTTG TTGGCAGATgcaaatttgaatccaaagaAACGAGTTGCTACACAGCTTATTAggttagaaaagaaaatgctCCATGCATGTCTGAAGGTGGCAGTTGATCTGATAAACCAGTTACCAGATCACACTGTATCTCCATGCCCAGCCCC
- the LOC117622552 gene encoding actin-histidine N-methyltransferase isoform X3 produces MEVSPLHNRCIWSSPVRSSSSHRLLLVSLSARKSKSPGLVPSFRSTRRRNLCSASSSETLIGSRKEDGKHSQVVSKKEEEEDLKSWMHKNGLPPCKVVLKEKPSHNEKHRPIHYVAASEDLQVGDVAFSVPDSLVVTLKRVLGNETIAELLTTNKLSELACLALYLMYEKKQGKNSFWSPYIRELDRQRGRGQLAVESPLLWSEAELAYLTGSPTKAEVHERGEGIKREYNELDTVWFMAGSLFQQYPYDSPTEAFPFEIFKQAFVAVQSCVVHLQKVSLAQRFALVPLGPPLLAYRSNCKAMLTATDGAVQLVVDRPYKAGESICVWCGPQPNSKLLINYGFVDEDNSYDRLVVEASLNTEDPQYQDKRMVAQRNGKLSVQAFQVNVGKEKETVFEMLPYLRLGYVSDPSEMQSVISSQGPICPLADANLNPKKRVATQLIRLEKKMLHACLKVAVDLINQLPDHTVSPCPAPYAPSLK; encoded by the exons ATGGAGGTCAGTCCTCTGCATAATCGATGCATTTGGTCGTCGCCAGTTCGTTCTTCGTCCTCGCACCGCCTTCTCCTCGTTTCACTTTCGGCTCGGAAGAGCAAGAGCCCGGGGCTTGTACCTTCGTTTAGATCGACTCGCCGAAGAAATTTGTGCTCGGCTTCGAGCTCCGAGACCTTGATTGGGTCGCGTAAAGAGGACGGCAAGCACAGTCAGGTTGTCAGcaagaaagaagaggaggaagactTGAAATCTTGGATGCACAAGAATGGGCTACCTCCTTGCAAAGTCGTGCTCAAAGAAAAGCCTTCGCATAATGAGAAACACAGGCCCATTCATTACGTAGCTGCCAGTGAAGATCTTCAG gtTGGCGATGTTGCATTTTCCGTGCCGGATTCCTTGGTCGTAACGCTTAAGAGAGTGTTAGGAAACGAAACAATTG CGGAATTATTAACTACAAACAAATTATCGGAATTGGCATGCTTGGCATTGTATCTGATGTATGAGAAGAAACAAGGAAAGAATTCTTTTTGGTCTCCATATATAAGAGAGCTTGATCGTCAGCGAGGGAGGGGTCAGTTAGCAGTGGAATCTCCCCTTTTGTGGTCAGAAGCTGAACTGGCTTATCTTACAGGCAGCCCCACAAAG GCTGAAGTTCATGAAAGGGGTGAAGGAATTAAAAGGGAATATAATGAACTTGACACTGTCTGGTTTATGGCTGGGTCCCTATTTCAG CAATATCCATATGACAGTCCTACCGAGGCCTTCCCATTTGAGATATTCAAACAAGCTTTTGTTGCAGTTCAGTCATGCGTAGTACATTTACAG AAAGTTAGCTTGGCTCAGAGATTTGCTTTGGTTCCTCTTGGGCCCCCATTGTTAGCTTACAGAAGCAACTGCAAGGCAATGTTGACAGCTACTGATGGTGCTGTTCAACTAGTGGTTGATCGCCCATATAAGGCAGGGGAATCTATTTGTGTTTG GTGTGGACCACAGCCTAATTCAAAATTGCTTATAAACTATGGTTTTGTTGATGAAGATAATTCTTATGACCGTTTGGTGGTTGAG GCATCTTTGAATACAGAGGATCCTCAATATCAAGATAAAAGAATGGTTGCtcaaagaaatggaaaattaTCAGTGCAAGCTTTTCAG GTAAATGtgggaaaggaaaaagaaacgGTCTTTGAAATGCTTCCTTATCTGCGACTGGGCTATGTTTCAGATCCTTCAGAGATGCAGTCTGTAATCTCTTCTCAAGGCCCAATTTGTCCG TTGGCAGATgcaaatttgaatccaaagaAACGAGTTGCTACACAGCTTATTAggttagaaaagaaaatgctCCATGCATGTCTGAAGGTGGCAGTTGATCTGATAAACCAGTTACCAGATCACACTGTATCTCCATGCCCAGCCCC
- the LOC117622552 gene encoding actin-histidine N-methyltransferase isoform X5 codes for MEVSPLHNRCIWSSPVRSSSSHRLLLVSLSARKSKSPGLVPSFRSTRRRNLCSASSSETLIGSRKEDGKHSQVVSKKEEEEDLKSWMHKNGLPPCKVVLKEKPSHNEKHRPIHYVAASEDLQVGDVAFSVPDSLVVTLKRVLGNETIAELLTTNKLSELACLALYLMYEKKQGKNSFWSPYIRELDRQRGRGQLAVESPLLWSEAELAYLTGSPTKAEVHERGEGIKREYNELDTVWFMAGSLFQQYPYDSPTEAFPFEIFKQAFVAVQSCVVHLQKVSLAQRFALVPLGPPLLAYRSNCKAMLTATDGAVQLVVDRPYKAGESICVWCGPQPNSKLLINYGFVDEDNSYDRLVVEASLNTEDPQYQDKRMVAQRNGKLSVQAFQLADANLNPKKRVATQLIRLEKKMLHACLKVAVDLINQLPDHTVSPCPAPYAPSLK; via the exons ATGGAGGTCAGTCCTCTGCATAATCGATGCATTTGGTCGTCGCCAGTTCGTTCTTCGTCCTCGCACCGCCTTCTCCTCGTTTCACTTTCGGCTCGGAAGAGCAAGAGCCCGGGGCTTGTACCTTCGTTTAGATCGACTCGCCGAAGAAATTTGTGCTCGGCTTCGAGCTCCGAGACCTTGATTGGGTCGCGTAAAGAGGACGGCAAGCACAGTCAGGTTGTCAGcaagaaagaagaggaggaagactTGAAATCTTGGATGCACAAGAATGGGCTACCTCCTTGCAAAGTCGTGCTCAAAGAAAAGCCTTCGCATAATGAGAAACACAGGCCCATTCATTACGTAGCTGCCAGTGAAGATCTTCAG gtTGGCGATGTTGCATTTTCCGTGCCGGATTCCTTGGTCGTAACGCTTAAGAGAGTGTTAGGAAACGAAACAATTG CGGAATTATTAACTACAAACAAATTATCGGAATTGGCATGCTTGGCATTGTATCTGATGTATGAGAAGAAACAAGGAAAGAATTCTTTTTGGTCTCCATATATAAGAGAGCTTGATCGTCAGCGAGGGAGGGGTCAGTTAGCAGTGGAATCTCCCCTTTTGTGGTCAGAAGCTGAACTGGCTTATCTTACAGGCAGCCCCACAAAG GCTGAAGTTCATGAAAGGGGTGAAGGAATTAAAAGGGAATATAATGAACTTGACACTGTCTGGTTTATGGCTGGGTCCCTATTTCAG CAATATCCATATGACAGTCCTACCGAGGCCTTCCCATTTGAGATATTCAAACAAGCTTTTGTTGCAGTTCAGTCATGCGTAGTACATTTACAG AAAGTTAGCTTGGCTCAGAGATTTGCTTTGGTTCCTCTTGGGCCCCCATTGTTAGCTTACAGAAGCAACTGCAAGGCAATGTTGACAGCTACTGATGGTGCTGTTCAACTAGTGGTTGATCGCCCATATAAGGCAGGGGAATCTATTTGTGTTTG GTGTGGACCACAGCCTAATTCAAAATTGCTTATAAACTATGGTTTTGTTGATGAAGATAATTCTTATGACCGTTTGGTGGTTGAG GCATCTTTGAATACAGAGGATCCTCAATATCAAGATAAAAGAATGGTTGCtcaaagaaatggaaaattaTCAGTGCAAGCTTTTCAG TTGGCAGATgcaaatttgaatccaaagaAACGAGTTGCTACACAGCTTATTAggttagaaaagaaaatgctCCATGCATGTCTGAAGGTGGCAGTTGATCTGATAAACCAGTTACCAGATCACACTGTATCTCCATGCCCAGCCCC